A single Candidatus Omnitrophota bacterium DNA region contains:
- a CDS encoding DUF350 domain-containing protein, translating to MELEFLFASLFNLGMNLLYTLIALLVGIWGLRLIDRSILTSLDIQEELKKGNVAVAIFSSTVLLFVAIMVSFGLRG from the coding sequence ATGGAACTAGAGTTTCTCTTTGCTTCACTATTTAACCTGGGCATGAATTTGCTCTATACGCTGATTGCTCTTTTGGTAGGAATATGGGGCCTTCGTTTGATCGATCGATCAATCCTTACGTCCCTGGATATTCAAGAAGAGCTCAAGAAGGGCAATGTTGCAGTTGCTATTTTTTCCTCCACCGTACTTTTGTTTGTGGCAATAATGGTATCTTTCGGGCTCAGGGGCTAG